In one Lolium rigidum isolate FL_2022 chromosome 3, APGP_CSIRO_Lrig_0.1, whole genome shotgun sequence genomic region, the following are encoded:
- the LOC124696766 gene encoding probable carboxylesterase 18, with protein MAEEPPRSKPKPPMSRIMRLSLRVVDYVSDATRRADGTVNRRVLSLLDPRVPAFSSPCRGVASREVVIDPTIRLRARLFHPAARPAGSAAPLPVIVFFHGGGFAFLSNASLAYDAVCRRIARYASAAVLSIDYRRAPEHHFPAPYDDGVAALRFLDDPKNHPADVPLDASRCFLAGDSAGGNIAHHVARRYASDVATFKNVRLAGVIAVQPFFGGEERTPSELRLHGAPIVSVPRTDWMWRAFLPHGADRSHEAACCATPEAAAGIDSPAFPPVLLVIGGYDPLQDWQRRYCEMLMGSGKDVTVLEYPDGIHAFFLFPMFDDARDLMTRIAEFVGGGQ; from the coding sequence ATGGCAGAGGAGCCTCCGCGGAGTAAGCCGAAGCCGCCGATGTCGCGTATCATGCGCCTATCCCTCAGGGTCGTGGACTACGTATCCGACGCGACCCGCCGCGCCGACGGCACCGTGAACCGCCGCGTGCTCTCCCTGCTGGACCCGCGCGTCCCGGCCTTCTCCTCCCCGTGCCGCGGCGTCGCCTCCCGCGAAGTCGTCATCGACCCGACGATCCGCCTCCGCGCCCGCCTCTTCCACCCTGCCGCCAGACCAGCCGGCAGCGCCGCGCCTCTCCCAGTGATCGTCTTCTTCCACGGCGGCGGGTTCGCGTTCCTCTCCAACGCGTCCCTGGCCTACGACGCCGTGTGCCGCCGCATCGCGCGGTACGCCTCCGCGGCCGTGCTCTCCATCGACTACCGCCGCGCCCCGGAGCACCATTTCCCGGCGCCCTACGACGACGGCGTCGCCGCCCTCCGCTTCCTGGACGACCCCAagaaccaccccgccgacgtgccgCTCGACGCCTCACGATGCTTCCTCGCCGGGGACAGCGCGGGCGGCAACATCGCTCACCACGTCGCAAGACGCTACGCCTCGGACGTCGCAACGTTCAAGAACGTCCGGCTCGCCGGCGTCATCGCCGTCCAGCCCTTCTTTGGTGGTGAGGAGCGGACGCCCTCcgagctccgcctccacggcgcgCCGATCGTGTCCGTGCCCCGCACCGACTGGATGTGGCGCGCGTTCCTCCCGCACGGCGCCGACCGTTCCCACGAGGCCGCATGCTGCGCCACCCCTGAGGCAGCCGCGGGCATAGACTCCCCGGCGTTCCCGCCGGTGCTGCTCGTCATCGGCGGCTACGACCCGCTGCAGGACTGGCAGCGGCGCTATTGCGAGATGCTGATGGGCAGCGGGAAGGACGTGACGGTGCTGGAGTACCCGGACGGCATCCACGCCTTCTTCCTCTTTCCCATGTTCGACGACGCGCGGGACCTCATGACTcgcatcgccgagttcgtcggcGGCGGCCAGTGA